A portion of the Kazachstania africana CBS 2517 chromosome 2, complete genome genome contains these proteins:
- the ERG8 gene encoding phosphomevalonate kinase (similar to Saccharomyces cerevisiae ERG8 (YMR220W); ancestral locus Anc_8.737): MGYNRAFSAPGKALLVGGYLVLDSRYKAYVIALSSRMHAVVSAANEANAEGSYRVLVTSAQFNDDQWSYTVSKKEGFLPAEDNNRTNPFIEQVIFNVFNYFFDNVEQVPNVIRIQIFSDPEYHSQENTYVVSNKYKHFNFHKKGITDVPKTGLGSSAGLVTVLTAALCSVLMEESLTPLNATNAEHLKIVHNLAQVAHCQAQGKIGSGFDVAAATYGSILYNRFAPDLVSDLPKMNPKHIRQYHRALVALVERIDWNISTERIKLPRGLKLIMGDVNSGSETVKLVAKVKRWYQENLPRSLEIYEKINDNNMKVIVGFSKLNQLSETNPEYYKKILESLIQPSGKKYVELEEIQDAVNTIREQFRIITQESGADVEPSIQTELLDACMNLKGVLTGVVPGAGGYDAISLIATENTELFQETENREDFKNVSWLKIKQADLGLMEEDYLHYKGLE; the protein is encoded by the coding sequence ATGGGGTATAATAGGGCCTTCAGTGCGCCAGGAAAAGCACTTTTGGTGGGTGGATATTTGGTTCTGGATAGTCGCTATAAGGCGTACGTTATTGCCTTGTCTTCCCGTATGCATGCTGTAGTATCAGCTGCCAATGAAGCTAATGCCGAAGGTTCATATAGAGTTTTGGTTACAAGCGCTCAGTTTAATGATGACCAATGGAGCTATACCgtttcaaagaaagaaggCTTTTTGCCAGCAGAAGATAATAATCGAACTAATCCGTTCATTGAGCAAGttatttttaatgtttTCAACTACTTCTTCGATAATGTAGAACAAGTACCAAACGTTATcagaattcaaatattttctgaTCCAGAGTATCACTCTCAGGAAAATACATATGTGGTTTCTAATAAATACAAgcatttcaattttcataAAAAAGGTATTACAGACGTGCCAAAAACAGGTTTGGGCTCATCTGCTGGTTTGGTAACGGTTCTGACAGCTGCACTCTGTTCAGTCTTAATGGAAGAATCATTAACGCCTTTAAACGCAACGAATGCAGAGCATCTAAAAATTGTTCATAATCTTGCGCAGGTAGCACACTGTCAAGCCCAGGGCAAAATAGGAAGTGGTTTTGATGTTGCTGCCGCAACGTATGGTTCTATTCTCTACAACAGATTTGCGCCTGATTTAGTCTCTGATCTACCAAAGATGAATCCAAAACATATTCGACAATACCACCGTGCTTTAGTTGCTTTGGTGGAAAGAATCGATTGGAACATATCAACAGAACGCATAAAACTGCCCCGGGGATTGAAGTTGATAATGGGAGATGTTAATAGCGGTTCCGAAACAGTTAAATTGGTTGCAAAGGTCAAGAGGTGGTACCAGGAGAATTTACCTCGTAGTCTGGAGATCTATGAGAAgataaatgataataatatgaaaGTCATCGTAGGATTTTCAAAGCTAAACCAGTTGAGTGAAACAAATCCGGAATATTATAAGAAGATATTGGAAAGTTTGATCCAGCCAAGTGGTAAAAAGTATGTCGAACTGGAAGAGATTCAAGATGCTGTAAATACCATACGTGAACAATTCAGAATCATCACACAAGAATCCGGTGCTGACGTAGAACCAAGTATTCAAACTGAATTATTGGATGCATGtatgaatttgaaaggGGTACTAACTGGTGTTGTTCCTGGAGCTGGTGGCTATGACGccatttcattaattgCTACGGAAAATACGGAGttatttcaagaaactGAAAACAGGGAAGACTTTAAGAATGTTTCATGGCTTAAGATAAAGCAAGCGGATCTTGGCTTGATGGAAGAGGATTATCTCCATTATAAAGGTCTTGAATAG
- the FMP42 gene encoding Fmp42p (similar to Saccharomyces cerevisiae YMR221C; ancestral locus Anc_8.739) — protein MLRVIQIFCATLWCLCSAGIIFGFAAFKVVLIEEGVYSEYCSASQNNSFQEPCIEQDLRLNFMFAVSAGITNVMAFPVGYILDNYGPRVCGIIGSLFLTLASSMFIWASSLPLFFDPYLAGYILLAIGGPFVFISSFQLANSFPTKSGSILALLTGAFDSSSALFVLYRICYQKGSLNLSLHNFFSLYLLVPTFILLCQLTIMPHSSYKTRANMAKLSIEGLNENGELARENDATSISEENETQALLPQETGDEFIQHSSSENHLHRRKSVLEVYIEGQLEEKSGGVFGILHNLEAKDQIKSPWFYLMLVFSVISMLRINYFIATIRSQEEYLLGNIDLALEMNHIFDILLPLGGVISIPFIGMILDKMKTFNVLVLMSVTSVIISLLGLIPNSFSLNLMGILLLVVYRPFYYTVVSDYSSKIFGFDTFGTVYGLLICICGFCNFGQNWLDKCTHIVFNMNPIPVNLLLLFASILSACILLKYIHVQLMRKQGPQQFCENY, from the coding sequence ATGTTAAGGGtaattcaaatcttctgTGCAACCCTTTGGTGCTTATGCTCTGCTGgtattatttttggatttgCAGCTTTCAAGGTAGTTCTGATTGAAGAAGGTGTATACTCAGAATACTGTAGTGCTTCCCAGAATAATAGTTTCCAAGAACCATGTATAGAACAAGATTTAAGATTGAACTTTATGTTTGCTGTAAGTGCCGGAATTACAAATGTAATGGCGTTCCCGGTCGGTTATATTCTTGACAACTATGGGCCTCGAGTATGTGGGATAATTGGTAGCCTTTTTTTAACTCTGGCTTCATCTATGTTCATCTGGGCATCATCACTTCCTTTGTTCTTTGATCCATATTTGGCAGGCTACATACTTTTAGCTATTGGTGGCCCATTTGTCTTTATTTCCAGTTTCCAGCTAGCCAATAGTTTCCCAACAAAATCCGGATCAATATTAGCATTATTAACAGGTGCATTTGACAGCTCCTCTGCATTATTTGTTCTATATAGGATTTGCTACCAAAAAGGAAGCTTGAACCTATCCCTACACAACTTTTTTAGTCTTTATCTGTTAGTTCCTACATTTATCCTCCTTTGTCAACTTACAATAATGCCTCACAGCTCTTATAAAACTCGAGCAAATATGGCAAAACTGTCAATAGAAGgattgaatgaaaatggtgaaCTAGCGAGAGAAAACGATGCTACTAGCATCTCAGAAGAGAATGAAACACAAGCATTGCTGCCACAAGAGACTGGAGACGAGTTTATTCAGCATAGTAGTTCAGAAAACCATCTACACCGTAGAAAATCAGTGCTGGAAGTTTACATAGAAGGacaattagaagaaaagagtgGTGGTgtttttggaattttgcATAATCTTGAAGCAAAGGACCAAATTAAGTCACCTTGGTTTTATCTCATGCTGGTTTTTTCTGTAATCTCTATGTTAAGaatcaattattttatcGCCACCATCCGTTCTCAAGAAGAATATCTTTTAGGGAATATTGATTTAGCTTTGGAAATGAATcatatatttgatattcttttacCATTGGGTGGTGTAATTTCAATTCCATTTATAGGTATGATTTTGGATAAAATGAAAACGTTCAATGTGTTAGTTCTGATGTCAGTGACTTCAGTTATTATATCCTTGCTCGGTTTAATACCAAATTCATTCTCACTAAATTTGATGGGTATCTTATTACTAGTAGTTTACAGACCTTTTTATTACACTGTGGTTTCTGATTATTCCTCAAAGATATTTGGTTTTGACACCTTTGGTACCGTTTATGGATTACTAATTTGTATTTGCGGgttttgtaattttggCCAAAATTGGTTAGACAAATGCACTCACATTGTTTTCAATATGAATCCTATACCAGTTAATCTGCTTTTACTTTTTGCGTCGATTCTATCTGCATgtattttattgaaatacATACATGTTCAGCTTATGAGGAAACAAGGACCTCAGCAATTTTGCGAGAATTACTGA
- the FSH2 gene encoding putative serine hydrolase (similar to Saccharomyces cerevisiae FSH2 (YMR222C); ancestral locus Anc_8.741), which yields MTKKVLMLHGLGQTGEYFASKTKFFRAELEKIGYELQFATAPNRYPVADLPSDLTTGIPSSSADVPTWIKTDTVNDTYSLPKSTIDYLHDFIIEHGPFEGFVGFSQGAAVTGYLMTDINSLLGLSLDEQPCPKFFMVFSGFRFKPAAYQSQYDNHPISIPSLHVKGELDTITGPEKVEGLFNSCTNDSKTMLTHPGGHFIPSSKSFLKKIVTWLDNLDA from the coding sequence ATGacaaaaaaagttttaatGCTGCATGGTTTAGGCCAAACGGGTGAATATTTCGCCTCAAAGACGAAGTTCTTTCGTGCTGAGTTAGAGAAAATTGGCTATGAACTACAATTTGCTACTGCACCAAACAGGTATCCGGTAGCAGATTTACCAAGTGACTTAACAACAGGTATTCCTTCATCATCTGCCGACGTTCCTACGTGGATAAAAACTGACACAGTGAATGACACCTATTCGCTGCCAAAGAGTACTATTGATTACCTACATGATTTTATAATAGAACACGGGCCTTTTGAAGGCTTTGTAGGATTCAGTCAGGGAGCTGCAGTTACTGGGTACCTAATGACAGATATCAATTCTTTATTGGGATTGTCATTAGATGAACAACCATGTcctaaattttttatggTTTTTAGTGGGTTCAGATTCAAGCCTGCTGCGTACCAATCACAATATGATAATCACCCAATCTCAATTCCATCACTACATGTAAAGGGAGAACTTGATACCATAACGGGGCCTGAAAAGGTCGAGGgtttattcaattcttgtaCAAATGACAGCAAAACCATGCTAACTCATCCGGGAGGTCATTTCATTCCCAGTTCcaaatcatttttgaaaaaaattgtgaCCTGGTTAGATAACTTAGATGCTTAG